Proteins encoded within one genomic window of Phototrophicus methaneseepsis:
- a CDS encoding MgtC/SapB family protein translates to MTSLLSLEEQIVLALNLTLALVLSSVIGMNRDRVNKSAGLRTHMLTGTGSCLFTIVSMYAFPDADSSRVAANIVTGIGFLGGGIIIQRKNETYDVTTAAGVWATAAIGMAVGVGAWFLAIYATIMVWVTLALLKRVKTVKLPFNTGRDENDDLTPLNSAPTVIPSRPEKSRYYRKQGAVINQ, encoded by the coding sequence ATGACATCCCTCCTTAGCCTTGAGGAGCAAATAGTCCTTGCGCTCAACCTCACGTTGGCCCTGGTGTTGAGCAGTGTAATCGGGATGAACCGTGACCGTGTGAATAAATCTGCTGGCTTGCGGACGCACATGCTCACAGGGACCGGATCGTGCCTCTTTACGATTGTGTCGATGTATGCTTTCCCAGATGCGGATTCATCCCGTGTGGCAGCCAATATCGTGACGGGTATAGGCTTCCTCGGTGGGGGCATTATTATCCAGCGCAAAAATGAAACTTATGATGTGACCACTGCCGCAGGTGTATGGGCGACGGCAGCGATAGGGATGGCGGTCGGCGTGGGGGCGTGGTTCCTGGCGATTTATGCGACGATCATGGTCTGGGTGACGCTGGCTTTACTGAAACGCGTAAAGACTGTGAAGTTGCCCTTTAACACAGGGCGTGATGAGAATGATGACCTGACCCCACTCAACAGTGCGCCGACTGTGATTCCGTCCAGGCCGGAGAAATCGCGTTATTATCGCAAACAAGGAGCGGTCATCAATCAGTAG
- a CDS encoding HAD family hydrolase: MMNRKILAVCLDCGDTLVDEATEVKTPEGVSLRAELIPGAADLVKALKARGYPLALVADGPCDTFTNNLGPYDLYNLFDAYAISETVGVSKPDARMFRCALEQLGIEEGDYGRVVMVGNVLERDVKGANELGLISVWLNWSPRRNKIPVDANEVPQYTLHNPLELLDLLDELEK, translated from the coding sequence ATGATGAACCGAAAAATTCTGGCCGTTTGCCTCGACTGTGGAGATACGCTGGTCGATGAAGCCACGGAAGTGAAAACACCTGAAGGCGTTTCCTTACGTGCAGAACTCATCCCAGGCGCAGCGGATTTGGTTAAAGCACTCAAGGCCCGCGGCTATCCGTTGGCCCTCGTCGCAGATGGTCCCTGTGATACCTTCACCAATAACCTCGGCCCCTATGATCTCTATAATCTGTTCGACGCTTACGCTATTTCTGAAACGGTCGGCGTCAGCAAGCCAGATGCCCGTATGTTCCGGTGTGCGCTAGAGCAGCTCGGCATTGAAGAAGGCGATTATGGGCGTGTGGTGATGGTCGGCAATGTGCTGGAACGCGATGTGAAAGGCGCAAATGAACTTGGCCTCATCAGCGTATGGCTAAATTGGTCCCCACGTCGTAACAAAATCCCGGTCGATGCCAATGAAGTACCCCAGTACACTCTCCATAACCCACTGGAACTATTGGATTTATTGGACGAACTGGAAAAGTAA
- the ade gene encoding adenine deaminase has protein sequence MRQPWHAVAQNLVDVAMGRQFAEMVIRNGRWVNVHTREVIPNIDIAVHSGRIAYVGPDAEYCIGDETTVIHAEGAYLVPGLTDAHMHVESSMCTITEYVRTVLPHGTTAIFADPHEIANVFGLDGVRMMVDEAAEMPINVFVQMPSCVPSAPGLERPGASITAEDVAEAMQWPGIIGLGEMMNFPGVFNNDPAMHDIMAETAKAGKTIGGHYASPDLGRPFHAYIAGGPADDHENTREMDAIERARRGMRPMMRLGSAWYDIEAQVTAITEKGLDPRSFILCTDDVHAGTLVEEGHMDRVLRHTVALGLDPLVAIQMMTINTAQHFGVDRDLGSIAPGRYADIVLTDSLEAFKAKTVIAAGQVVVVEGELAIDLPPYAHADRFKQSVNLGPLAYVQPDAFKVPSAHNPTVTVNAIGVIENQAPTRHMRVALPVKNGEVLPDMGQNVARIALLERHKGTGDLVNGFVHGLGLDVPCAIAATVAHDSHHLIVVGTDTGDMAKAVARLSEVGGGVVVMREGAELALVELPIGGLMSNERAEIVAQKSAAMVQAMRDCGCTLNNAYMQFSLLALVVIPEIRISDLGLVDVTQFKHIPVIAD, from the coding sequence ATGCGCCAACCCTGGCACGCTGTCGCTCAAAACCTGGTTGATGTCGCCATGGGGCGGCAATTTGCGGAAATGGTCATTCGGAATGGACGTTGGGTCAATGTGCATACACGAGAAGTCATCCCCAATATAGATATCGCGGTTCACAGCGGGCGTATTGCTTATGTTGGCCCGGATGCTGAATACTGCATTGGCGATGAGACAACCGTCATCCATGCGGAAGGTGCCTATTTGGTGCCGGGCCTAACAGATGCTCATATGCATGTCGAGAGCAGCATGTGTACGATAACGGAGTATGTGCGGACGGTTTTGCCGCATGGTACGACGGCTATCTTCGCAGACCCGCACGAAATCGCGAATGTCTTTGGCCTGGATGGCGTCCGGATGATGGTCGATGAAGCGGCGGAAATGCCGATTAACGTCTTCGTACAGATGCCTTCCTGTGTGCCTTCCGCCCCAGGTTTGGAGCGCCCTGGGGCCAGCATCACAGCGGAAGATGTCGCGGAGGCCATGCAGTGGCCCGGTATCATCGGCCTGGGCGAGATGATGAACTTCCCTGGTGTGTTCAACAACGACCCTGCAATGCATGACATCATGGCAGAGACAGCCAAAGCCGGTAAAACCATCGGCGGCCATTATGCCAGCCCGGACCTGGGCCGCCCGTTCCATGCTTATATTGCAGGTGGTCCGGCGGATGATCACGAGAATACCCGCGAAATGGATGCTATCGAACGGGCGCGGCGCGGTATGCGGCCTATGATGCGGCTCGGTAGTGCTTGGTACGACATCGAAGCACAGGTTACGGCCATCACAGAAAAAGGGCTGGATCCGCGCAGCTTTATCTTGTGTACGGATGATGTCCATGCCGGGACGCTTGTTGAAGAAGGGCACATGGACCGTGTCCTGCGTCATACGGTGGCGCTGGGCCTGGACCCCCTGGTTGCGATCCAGATGATGACGATTAACACAGCCCAGCACTTCGGCGTTGATCGTGATTTAGGCAGTATAGCACCGGGGCGCTATGCCGATATTGTATTGACCGATAGCCTGGAAGCTTTTAAAGCTAAGACGGTCATTGCGGCGGGGCAAGTGGTCGTGGTCGAGGGTGAGCTTGCAATTGATTTGCCCCCTTATGCACATGCGGATCGCTTTAAGCAGTCAGTCAACCTGGGGCCGCTGGCCTATGTGCAGCCGGATGCATTTAAAGTGCCTTCTGCCCATAATCCGACGGTGACCGTGAACGCGATTGGTGTCATTGAAAACCAAGCGCCAACGCGGCATATGCGCGTGGCGTTACCCGTCAAAAATGGTGAAGTGCTGCCGGATATGGGCCAGAATGTGGCTCGCATCGCCTTGCTTGAGCGTCATAAGGGTACAGGCGACTTGGTTAATGGCTTTGTGCATGGCTTGGGCCTGGATGTGCCCTGCGCGATAGCAGCGACAGTTGCCCATGACAGCCATCATCTGATCGTCGTCGGCACGGATACCGGCGATATGGCAAAGGCTGTCGCGCGTTTATCGGAAGTCGGCGGCGGGGTTGTCGTCATGCGCGAAGGGGCGGAACTCGCCCTGGTGGAACTACCCATCGGCGGCCTGATGAGCAATGAACGCGCTGAAATCGTCGCTCAGAAATCCGCGGCTATGGTGCAGGCCATGCGCGATTGTGGCTGCACGCTCAACAACGCCTATATGCAATTTAGCTTGCTGGCGCTGGTCGTCATCCCTGAAATCCGTATTTCCGACTTAGGCCTCGTCGATGTGACGCAGTTTAAGCATATTCCGGTGATTGCAGACTAG
- a CDS encoding ThuA domain-containing protein, with product MKKALMFVGGWEGHEPKDTSARFAELLRQADYEVALYDNMDVLTDVDMLRGLDLIVPVWTMSKIEKEQIQGLTAAIESGVGLAGWHGTMGDSFRDSTEYQFMVGGQWVAHPGNIIDYTVQITNHDHEITAGLNDFAMHSEQYYMHTDPANNVLATTTFTGDHAAWIDGVVMPVTWTKQYGAGRVFYSSVGHVNSDFDVYEAQEMVRRGLLWASK from the coding sequence ATGAAAAAAGCACTGATGTTTGTGGGTGGCTGGGAAGGCCATGAACCGAAAGACACCTCCGCCCGTTTTGCCGAGCTGCTGCGGCAGGCCGATTATGAGGTGGCTCTATACGATAACATGGATGTGCTCACGGATGTGGATATGCTACGTGGGCTAGATTTGATCGTGCCAGTATGGACGATGAGCAAAATTGAGAAAGAGCAGATCCAGGGTTTGACCGCTGCGATTGAAAGCGGCGTGGGCCTGGCTGGTTGGCATGGCACCATGGGCGATTCGTTCCGCGATAGCACCGAATACCAGTTCATGGTCGGCGGGCAGTGGGTCGCGCATCCAGGCAATATCATCGACTATACCGTGCAGATCACCAATCACGACCACGAAATCACGGCTGGCCTGAATGACTTCGCGATGCACTCCGAACAATATTATATGCACACAGATCCGGCTAATAACGTGCTGGCAACGACCACCTTCACTGGCGACCACGCCGCCTGGATAGATGGTGTCGTCATGCCTGTAACCTGGACCAAGCAATACGGCGCGGGGCGCGTCTTTTACAGCTCTGTAGGCCACGTTAACAGCGATTTTGATGTCTACGAAGCACAGGAAATGGTCCGTCGCGGCCTGCTTTGGGCCAGTAAATAA
- a CDS encoding M24 family metallopeptidase yields the protein MLDYKARMTQFQQDLEGQADLAFFPISADLNYLTGVPRDIPNYGWTMHPGGWLEGGWIAPNKPPVLTLPRMTAEFGGLIGSSDVELLVLGDHGDPAEMVAKILKQMDLPESPTIAVGDRTHGETLIHLQEMLPGVKFVSGTTITRKRRVIKSEEEIDILRKAGAITEAAFADTIKNLKHGMTELEVMTEVNYQLRKHGSLGESFTTSLYNSGVNHPLVLGKRLETMPRVLEPPVAILFDFGAILDDYCYDFGRTVWFGEPNDEIIKVHGLVMAAQAAGMAALKVGNTTAEADAAARSVIEEAGMGPLFRHRLGHGIGMDVHEPPFLTASDHTPLQAGMLFTDEPSILQDAGPSARVEDIVVVREGKGEPLTSGFQELVVID from the coding sequence ATGCTTGATTACAAAGCCCGAATGACGCAATTCCAGCAAGACCTAGAAGGGCAGGCGGACCTGGCCTTTTTCCCCATCTCAGCCGATTTGAACTACCTGACAGGCGTACCTCGCGACATCCCCAACTATGGTTGGACGATGCACCCTGGCGGATGGCTGGAAGGTGGCTGGATCGCCCCGAACAAACCCCCTGTCCTGACATTGCCTCGTATGACAGCGGAGTTCGGCGGCTTGATCGGCAGCAGTGATGTTGAACTACTCGTCCTGGGTGATCATGGTGACCCGGCGGAAATGGTCGCAAAAATCCTCAAGCAGATGGACCTGCCAGAATCACCAACTATCGCCGTTGGGGACCGCACCCATGGCGAAACGCTCATCCATCTACAGGAGATGCTCCCTGGTGTTAAGTTCGTCTCTGGCACAACAATCACCCGCAAGCGGCGCGTCATTAAGAGCGAAGAAGAAATTGACATCCTACGTAAAGCGGGGGCCATCACAGAGGCCGCCTTCGCGGATACCATCAAGAATCTGAAGCACGGCATGACCGAGCTTGAAGTCATGACGGAAGTCAATTATCAACTGCGTAAGCATGGCTCCCTGGGCGAGAGCTTCACCACCTCCCTGTATAACTCCGGCGTAAATCACCCGCTCGTCCTGGGCAAACGGCTAGAAACGATGCCGCGTGTCTTAGAGCCGCCGGTCGCTATCCTGTTCGACTTCGGCGCTATCCTGGATGATTACTGCTACGACTTCGGGCGTACCGTCTGGTTTGGGGAGCCGAATGACGAAATTATCAAAGTACACGGCCTTGTGATGGCCGCACAAGCCGCGGGCATGGCTGCGCTTAAGGTGGGCAACACCACCGCAGAAGCCGACGCCGCTGCGCGCAGTGTCATCGAAGAAGCGGGAATGGGGCCGCTGTTCCGCCATCGTCTGGGCCACGGCATCGGCATGGATGTCCACGAGCCGCCCTTCCTGACAGCCAGCGACCACACGCCACTGCAAGCAGGGATGCTGTTCACGGACGAACCGAGCATTCTGCAAGATGCAGGGCCTTCCGCACGTGTAGAAGACATCGTCGTCGTGCGTGAGGGCAAAGGCGAACCGCTGACCTCCGGCTTCCAGGAATTAGTCGTCATCGACTAA
- a CDS encoding SH3 domain-containing protein — MKRLIRLICIGLMLVGGPVLAQSTSPTPVAPSPQFATEATVASVDVYRLNVRSAPSTNGLVLTIIEYGSIYPIVQKSEDGEWYLLQIGNFQGWVSAELVIAANTEDLLSLQEIREQQIQTAVESFLANTFNTVTTTGNLNMRTGPSTNFPIVGRIPEGGRAALVARNAYGTWWQVNYGGLVGWVSGGFLVFSTNTDLSLVPVQ, encoded by the coding sequence ATGAAACGATTGATCAGGCTTATCTGTATCGGGCTGATGCTGGTAGGAGGCCCTGTCCTTGCACAGAGTACCTCTCCGACACCTGTGGCGCCCTCGCCCCAATTCGCCACAGAGGCCACAGTCGCCAGCGTCGATGTCTACCGCCTGAATGTGCGCAGTGCACCATCGACAAATGGCCTGGTGCTGACGATCATCGAGTATGGCAGCATCTATCCCATTGTGCAGAAAAGCGAAGATGGTGAATGGTATCTGCTGCAGATCGGTAACTTCCAAGGGTGGGTCAGTGCAGAGTTGGTGATTGCTGCCAATACGGAGGATTTGCTGTCCCTGCAAGAGATACGAGAGCAGCAGATACAGACTGCTGTCGAGAGCTTCCTGGCGAATACGTTTAACACGGTGACGACGACTGGCAACCTGAATATGCGCACAGGCCCCAGCACGAACTTCCCCATTGTTGGGCGCATCCCGGAGGGTGGGCGCGCTGCTCTGGTGGCTCGTAATGCTTATGGCACCTGGTGGCAGGTGAATTATGGCGGCCTTGTTGGGTGGGTGAGTGGCGGCTTTCTCGTCTTTAGCACCAATACGGATCTCTCCCTAGTGCCCGTGCAATAA
- a CDS encoding TetR/AcrR family transcriptional regulator — translation MMTRGEQTRERILQAALGHFAAQSYAQTTMREIATTAGCSLGLVYHYYDSKEAVALAHYEALNAAMLQQMAQLPFQTLAERYVTILKASIARCAPQRSAIAALFASSLEEGQSPLAERLSAMRREMTHHFQAMVEGATDRPRDALIGSLGTMLATGHVLVMLFWLYDQTPQQRATYKLIDFIEDALKMLRPLLLMPIIGKAITKMATVLAEGFMIPEKRDDTPIT, via the coding sequence ATGATGACCCGAGGTGAACAAACCCGCGAACGCATCTTACAAGCAGCGCTGGGGCATTTTGCCGCCCAGAGCTATGCACAGACCACGATGCGAGAAATCGCGACCACAGCAGGCTGTTCGCTGGGGCTGGTCTATCACTATTACGATAGCAAAGAAGCTGTTGCCCTTGCCCATTACGAAGCACTCAACGCCGCTATGCTCCAGCAGATGGCACAGCTCCCATTCCAGACTCTAGCAGAGCGCTACGTCACAATTTTAAAAGCCAGCATTGCCCGCTGTGCCCCGCAACGCAGTGCGATAGCCGCCCTCTTTGCTTCTTCGCTTGAAGAAGGCCAATCGCCTTTAGCGGAGCGCCTCAGTGCCATGCGCCGTGAGATGACCCATCACTTCCAGGCAATGGTAGAAGGCGCTACAGACCGCCCCAGAGACGCCCTGATTGGCAGCCTGGGCACGATGTTAGCGACAGGGCATGTGCTGGTTATGCTGTTCTGGCTATATGACCAGACGCCGCAACAACGCGCCACTTATAAGCTCATCGATTTCATTGAAGACGCGCTCAAGATGCTGCGCCCCCTGCTGCTGATGCCGATCATTGGCAAGGCCATCACAAAGATGGCGACGGTGCTGGCAGAAGGCTTTATGATCCCTGAAAAGCGAGATGACACGCCCATCACATAA